TATCAGAGAAATAAATTTGGTAACGATGAATTTGAAGCTACTATATATAAATTAGGAGGTATAGAcacttttagtttgaaaatcCAGGAGgaagctcttttttttcaaagcgAGAGCTCTATGCGGAGGGCCGACGCCTTTAACGTTGGTAACGGTGAGTTGATGAACTATTTTATTCCTCTACAGTTCAGTAACTTATCCGTGTTATCATCTCTCcgacttttgtttttattgttgtcctATGTTGGCACTGTGTTGTTCTTCTAATACATGACTTTACGACAAATAACTAAAACTACAGTGGCCAaagatgttttgtaaaatggcGGAAAGACGGCTAGAAGGAAGTTATGGTTTTCAATATACGTCCACGGCATGCATATAAGATATCTCTCAAATAAAGGTATAATTTTCGTGAAATCCTCAAGCTTTTAAAGTTATATTAGTATGTTGAAAGATATCGCTGTTTAAGCTCCATAACGTTTGGGTGAGCAGTTTTGATAGCCTCACGCCCATCAAGCGGATGTTTCTGATTAAACAGCTGCTGTCCTGCTTCCAGAGCTGCGCGCAGTTTGTTGAAGTTTTCAATTCTGACGACAATAATACAGATAGAAAACGTTAGAAGTGCTATAGAAAATGATGAATTTATAAATGTGGATATTAATATGAATAAACGAAggttattttgaaatatttgaaatcctttatatattgttttttcacGTATGCTGTATTTGATATATAGCTCACGTGAAACTAAATATACgtacatattttctttcagttatAATGACATATGCCTAACTTTTaatgtcaagtttatttttttgaggtattctattttattatttttgctgttttctaatttttttatatatttccaagtatttttaaatataaataattattcttaaaCTTGCATTCTTCCAGAGTTCATGAGTTCATGAGTTTACTGTGGTTCTAAATAAAGCCTTATACAGTTGCAcatacattcttttttttaatcatgattTAAAGAACATAACTCAAtcttatttgtatttgtttcttaTTTGTGGACTATTGCTGTatcattttagtttgtttagttaaaataaaaaagtagtaTGCAAATACAAAATTGTAATTACATAGCTTCAGACCATAGGAATCCTTCACCCTGTGATTAGAAGTGTTGTAATAGAATAAGATGATTGCTTGAAGATTGCAGATACAGGTACCtgtaattaatacattttatgaaaaaaattctatttttacatatttgttgacaCTGTAATGACAGAATGGTATGAAAAAATGGAGATCCTCTGCTTTCTCCTAGTGCTAATAagaaagaaccaatcagagccaggacgTGGGTCtgagtgctgtcaatcacctccTGGCCCTTGCTCTCTGttatgctcaggctagttagcatggccaccactAACTGtggataaatggtttttctgtattgtaatttttttccctcttcaatAAGCACATTGAGCAACAtatacatgaggttgattgacagtgctaaatCTTTATAAGAAGCACTTGTGTTACTTTAGATACAAATGCATTCgcaagaaaaggaaacagaaaaacctttAAGAACTTCCAAATgtgaaatagaaaagaaaacccatagtgaaatagaaaaacagtaaggacaaaacaaagagagaagtgATTTAGATTATTAGCTGTTTCGTGGCTTATAGCATGCGTTTTGACTCTTATGTTGTCACTTTGCAATCTCtatataaaacctttaaagatCTACCAGAATCAGATCATAATTTTATGAAACGGCAATGTCAAGAAACGTTAGAAGTTTTCTATATTGCTGTGTTGTTTCTTATCGGCGCATCATGCAActcaaagtaatttttttttcttggtacGTGGCGTGCAGCCGAGCCTGGCGGTATTGTGAATTTCCTGTGTGCTGTAGTGGTTTTGAAGTGAGTAAGTTGTTTTGCTGcttaaaaggaaagaaagtgAGATTGTGTCAGATAGATAAAAGAAGACAGCTCATATGCTCACTCCAAATTTTAGATGTTGCTGACAATTTCCTGAAAAGGACACATAGAATTAAAGTCAAATATCTcaatatcatgttttttttttgcagaatagagagtttatttttatttacacataatgcaaaatgtatgGTGGTGAGGCATGACAAGTCACAGCTTCAATAGCTGCAACTTCAGGTTACATGAAAGGTCAAAAATCTCTTCACATTTCAGGATGTCAACGATGAGTCAGAAACTCATCCCAACTAATGAGTCAGATGCAGATGTGACATTTATACAGTGCTCTGTATTTTACTTAGCAAACAACTTGTTTGTCCTAACTCTGCTTTTTGTTAAAACGtagtattttactttgtaattgtAATGTACGCTTATTTTCTGTGTGCCTTGAAAATCTTAAATAACGACCACTATGAATAGACGAAAGCTGGCATTCTGCTTATGCCACAATTAATTCTTCACCAGAGCTGATATCAAACATGTTGTCCTGCAATCCTTTGTAGTTGGAGAATAGATGGAGCTGTATTGGAGTAACTAGGAGAAGGAGGGGGAGTATGGGGAACTGGAGAGCATTTCCCATAAGTCATGTTAGCCAGCTCCTCCCATATTTGGCTGGCTGCCAGCATCAAACAGAGCTGGGCAGGAGACGCAGCAAAGACTGAGCTTTCAGAAGACCATGAAGGATAAGAAAGGCAAACAGAGCAGTTAGTTAATGCCGTTGAGGTTATGCTGAGCAGATACCAGCAAGAGGTTGGTACGTGTATGTAGCACTCTGCTTCTTGCATACTGAGAGGAGTTGTTTTTGTAGTTGtgtttattacttcttttttttttttttcaatttcctttCTTTGTCATCGGGGTGTGGTGGTGCAGCGATGGTATACGGAAGTAGCATTTTAACCGCATTGTTCTAAAAGATCTTGCAGTGCATGAAGTCGCAGCAAAGGTAATACTCAAAATTTAGTTTACTGAATTGAAGTTGGGCTTCAAAGTTTTGTTGGCATGTTGGGTAGTTTAGTTGTAGGAATGCATTTGTGCTGTTTAAGGTGTCCTGatgaaattctaaaaataacaaatacgTAGGTAGATCTGTTTGTTTGAATCAAGATTTTAGTGTTAATCCTTTTGATCAGGGAATGCTATGATGCAACAAGCTGCAACTATGCCTCCTCAACTCATTTCCAGCAGGGCTCTGATGAACATCCTTggtttaaatgtatgttttacatTCCGACACAATCAGCTTAAGTCTTTGTTGGTAATTTATCTTTGCTGTGTCTTACCTAACATGCTTCATTTGACTGAAAATGAGTGCTTGGTTTTAATGAAACTGTTGCAACTGTCAAAACAAGGCCAGGGTTTAGTTTCCTGTATCGTCTACCCACTGCAGAGTTTCAGTTTAACTTGATTTTCAagtcaagcttttttttttcttttgagcttGGACTGCACAGTCCAATATGTTGACCTTTAGATGAgctataaaaaatgtttgcttagTTGCTGACGTGAGATACCTCTGCTCTTTTGTCTCAACAGTTTTATGAGACTTTCTACTTCATTGCAGCTGCTGGCTCATtaaagaagttgtttttgttctaaaacCAAATAGTAGGAGCTGATAAAACCAGTTAAATAGtagaattaaaaatatatttatttgattattccTTTCTGccctttttattaaatttccATAAAACTGACCTCTAATTAAAtgttctaaaacattttaaagacattggTATTTGTATTGGAATTACACATTGATGGTGGCAGAAAGCATGTGAAAGTATAGAAATACTGCAAATCCATTTTGTGGCACTGAGATCAGAAGTCACTTTTTGTATGAAAAACTATTTCCAGTCCAATTTACAATAATTATAGCATTACATTTGTCAAGCTAGaaactaaatttgtttttagaagagTTCTCTCCATAAAATAAACCGTAGGTCATCAAAAAGGTCTAAACAAAGTAATGGGTATACAGTGTAATAATCtatctttacattttaagaagtTTATTTAACTGTCCAAAGCTAACTTGACTTATTGCTCTCTCTTTCCAGATCTATCAGATGAAATGGCGGTGAGGCAGAGGCTTTTCAATTCAACCGCTCCATTCTCTGGTTCCCCCAAAACCGAGCTGAAGGGGTCCTATCCGCCCAGTTCTTGCAAAGAGCAGGAGGcggaagaggaggaagatgatgggAAGGACAGCAAACTGAGCTACATGCAAGAAACAGGATGGATTCCAAGTCCACAGATGAAAAAAGTCCTGACGCATGGAACTGCTGAGCAAGTGGGAGAAATGCCAATCAAGACCTCTACCATCATTGCTCAAgctgaatgtaaatatttttgggtTATTTACTAGGAAATAATGTTTCTACTGACTCGGCACTATTTAACACCAACATTTCCTTTAGGTGAAACTCAGGATTCCCAGGAATTCAGTCCCTCTTGTTCTGAAAGATATGTCCCCTTCCCAAATTGTTTGACCAGGTATCTCATTAAGTTTCACGTCTCTCCTTAAAGTTATCCTCTTGCATTTATGtattgaaattaatgaaaatatcCCAAATTTGCTTAGCCTTTCCTCAGAGCACAACCATGTAGCATGCCCAACTTCAGCCTTGTTCCAAAAGCCACATGTCACACAGGCAAAGAGTCAAAGAAGGCAAAAGAgcaaaggaaagagaaaaaagcagggGAAGGGGAAGGAGAAGCAGCGACGGAGACATCGAACGCTCTCCGGAGTCCCTGAACAAGAGAGTGGCCTGATCCAGGTGagatgtttgtctgtttttaccCAGACACTTATTTATTAGCATAGCACTTCCTTATTTTAACTGGATTTAGACTGTATCAGAATAAGACGTTCTTGTACCATCAGTGTTTTCTGATCACCGTAACCTTTAATTAGGTCTCATTTAAAGAAAGCAAGAATTCATTATAATTGCATAATATAGATTtcataatatagatatataaacaCTTTGCACGTTTTATGTTACTAAATAGTTTCAATAGGTTTACATTTCCTGCCTTCAGTAGGATAGTTACCAagcttgtaacatttttttgaagACTTGGTTGTTTGTATGCTGTATTTTGTACACTGGAAGGGATTTGAAATGATGAATTGTCACATTTTCTGGAAGTCATAATTTCAGCCTTTTAATATCCTTTTCCATGAAGCTCCCCAAATGAACTCCTGAACATTGCCTCGCATGTCCTTGGATTTTCAGCCTCTAAGCATGTAAACATTATTATTTGGCATGTCAACATTATTATTTGACCAAGTGTTGGTTATCTTCTGTAGGAGGAATTCTCTGGAGGACTAAGCAGCTTTAGCACATCTCGCTGTAGCAGCGTTGAAAGCCTTGTGGAGCAAGAGTGTGGCAATCCTTTCTACAACAGACAGATCTACCTGACTGGCTCAAGCTGCGCTCCTCTGAACTGGCCTCACCCAAACTTTAGCCTCTCCAGCTTCCCGGCAGATGAGCAGGACAACAGCTCAGACTCCTTCAGCAGTGTGGGAGACTGCTCTCTCGCCCTTGCGGGTCTCAGATATGTAGTCAGCCAGGCAGACCCTTGCTACACGCGGCCGTTTTTCAAAGATGTGGAGAGCGAAGCTAGGGAGAATGAAGATGAGCTTTCAAAGGCTGATTCAGAGTGCAATGAAGGACTCATCTTCAACAGTGATGTATGTTAggttctttttattattattttttttttttttacatttttcagaagtTGTTCATGTAAAATTAAtgtgtgtctttttctttgaagaaaatCCAACCTGTGGACTTTGAATATAAGGAGGGGAGGGAGTACATCCTCTCACATTTTATCAAAGAAGGTTCCTATGGTGAGGTTCACAGTGCTCAGGATGTCAACACAGGACACAGATTTGCAGCCAAAAAGGTGAACTACCTTTTTTTGCCAACATTTTTGTCCCCACTGTCTGATTTTAAACACTGACATGTAGGATTTCATTCCGTATCTCCATATTGTTTTAACACAGATTGCCCTGAAGAAATTCAGCAGTGAGGAGGTGGGTGCGTGGAGTACCCTCCGATCTCCTCGTATCACTGAGCTCTTTGGAGTAGTCAGAGAGGGACCAAATGTTGTCCTTTTAATGGAGGAAAAATCAGGTAAACAagctttgcttctgttttttttttcctttttacaaaacacattttgtagaGACCGTTGGAGTTCAACTGTACTCAAATAGAATATCATTTGTATCAGGTTGTGTAAGGTGAGGATTTTGCAATGCATTAAAAGACCGTTAACGCTCCTTCAGCTCCTGCTTTTCAAACTTATAAATCTTTATTaggaaactttaaactttataaTCTAGCTTTTACACAAGATTTTATCTGTTATTTCCAGGCTCCCTGGGTCAGCTGATAATGAAGCGTGGCCGACTGCCAGAGGATTTAAGTCTTCACTACCAGTCTCAGGTTTTAGCAGCCCTGGAATACCTAATAAAGAAGAAAGTGGCACATTTGGATATTAAAGGTGTGTATTTGAACAAGTCTGATCTGAATTATGCTAAAGCTAAAATGTTAACGCTTAATGAACTTAAACACtatctttattttatgtacTCTTTAAATCAGATGATTGATATTGGTATGTTAACAATGTAATTTGAACACTCTCTTCATATGTGGTGGAAAATATATAGAGAAAGtaagaaacattttgacttaGTTTTCCTCTGAAGAATTTCTATCTTTGTTTAGTTGTTGTGTGGAACATGAGTGTCATAGTTACAGTCTAGATTTGATCTTGAGGCACCTGTGTGCTGCTGACTGGTTGGGAATTTCCCACAGCGTGAGTCACAGCCACTCTTCAGTAACGGCGCATGtgcagaggagaaagaaaagaactaAGCAGAAAAGGCATGGGGGGATGGGTGGAGGAGCAGGAAGCAGTCAGCGAGACAagttgggtaaaaaaaaaagtacaagtaTAGAAAGCGAGACAAGTAGATAAGGAACAGTGCAAGTATAGAAAGAAGGTAGAATAaaaggaggaaacagaaaaacagaaggagaaCTCTAAAGGAGGAAGTGCAACAAACGAATCACAGcagaacagcagaaaaaaaacatgttttattttgaagcttaGGCGCCACCTGGTGTTCAGGatactttaaaagaaatgacagTAGTTGCAATCTCAATATTTATTCCACATTTAAGAGCTGATTTCAGATTTTGCTCTGCCGACTGTTTCATGTCCCTTCAGAGGCTGtaatttggactattttatCCAAAACAAAGATTAATGTCTCTGCTTGGTTCTCACAGCTGACAATGTGTTGCTGTCAGAAGATGGGAGAGACACTTTCCTGTGTGACTTTGGACATGCAGAGAAACTCGACAACCAGGGCCAGAGCCTCAGTACGTCCAGAGGTAAGCTTGGTGAAGCTTTAGCTAACCAGCTTTGTGATGTGTAACTTATCCAATCGTGTGTATTtactgttttccttctttaaatCAGATCTGAAGGGAACAGAGACCCACATGGCCCCTGAGATTGTAAAAGGAGAACACCGTGGAGCCAAAGCAGATGTgtggagcagctgctgcatgTTGCTTCACATGCTGAACGGGTGTCAGCCATGGACAAGATACTACACCTGCAGACTCTACCTGAAGGTGCTgctcacagacacacaaacgGTAACGCTATTGATCCGGTTATTCGTATCAAAGTTTAACGAAATTTTCCTTTTCTAATGTACACAGATTGCAAATGAGCCTCCGCCAATCGGAGAGATCCCACCTGACTGCAGCCCTCTCACGGCTGAAGTTTTAAAGGCTGGACTCCAGAAGGATCCAGTCAAGAGATCATCAGCATCTCAGCTCAAAGAAAAAACCGATAGAGCTCTGAAAGAAGGTGAAGTAAttatttagtgtattttatttcctgctAGCTGTGTTTAAGTAATTTAAGTGACACTAGTTTGCTCCTGTGGTCAAAAATCCTACTGCTAGAAATCCAATAACCTTATACTTTATTAGATCCTTTTGATTGCAAATAAACATAACTGACGTAGCTCTTAAATGCCCAACTTAAGCACTCGAGAGCTACTATCCCTAAAATTTTAGATGCATCCTTCCTTTTACacacataaattaaatgaatgctCATTACCACACCTTATCGGAGCTGAGCCATATGATTCAGGTGTTGGAGAAGGAACGTGTCCAAAAGTCACAGGACTGGAGTTGGACGCTATTGGAATAAAAGCTTTCATCAGTCCTGTTTAGTCTGCACATTGCCATTCTTAGCCACCTCAACAATGTTTTCTAGGATGTTTGGAACTTAGGAGAATAAAACCAGACTAAATTAGTTTATTACGCCTATTTAGTATGTGTCATGATTTAAGCTTATATCTAATCTCCAAATAGTTAATTGGAGAGTTTACTAAGTgatgtaatcttttttttcacttcagttGGAGGATTAACCAGTTCAGTCCAGGGACCCTACACAGAGCCTCTATATGTTCCAAACAAACCACCTGATGACCTTCACCCCATTTATAGCAGTGGTGAGtttgaggatgaggaggaacaCAAGAAGTCTgcagataaaataataacagacctaagaacaaaaaacaaagctcCTGAGAAAGACTTGGAGACCAGCCTCAATGAGCCAAAACGGGAGTCGTGGAACGCTCCACAGATGCTCGTCCCTGAGCTAAACTTCAAGAGAAACAACAAGATCACCACTGTGCCTGAACTTGAGCTTCGCAAACTGGAGCGAGGTGAGTTTTTATCCAGTGATATGGTTGTTGTCATGTGTCTGACTCCATGTCTAATCTCTGCCCctgctcctctcctctcttgtTTTCAGACTTCTACCTGAGCAGTCTGTCGCAGCTTCCTTCTGCTGAGATGCAGGAGCAGCTCCTGTCTTGTATTAACAGTGACCATTATTGCAACTGGGAACTATGGGACAAAAAGGTAATTGAAATTAGAGAAACCCACATTGTTCAAATTTAACATCagagttaataaaataataaacacctTTTCTGCTGACTAAAATAATGTTAGTAATGTCTTGTGTGCACTTTTAAAACCTCTGAGCATCcatgaaaatgtgatttactCTCAGTTCAACTTTAATAAATAGTAACGTCTGACAGAAAAAGCTTAATGTAGCCGTTAAAGACACTTAGAAATGAATAGTGTTACATTTTGTAGGTTTCAACTATCTGAATGACTTTTATTCCTTCCAGGACTCTGGTCGCTGGTCCCTGAACCCCGGAGATGAATACAGCTCCGGTTTCGTCTCCTACAACAGCCAACCAGATGTACAGGTCTTCAGTTTAGATTTGCTTGGTCAAACACCACCTTGTTGTTTTGAAGGTGAGATAAAGCCCAGAAACATCTCTCCTTCCTCCAAGTCATCCTATAGTACAAAAGGAAACATGTcggcattttgtttttggtgcagGGGTGGATGTCTGCATCAGAGACTTCAGCCGGAAAAAAATTCAGATCAGAGAGAAACGTCGGGTGAAGGTTGGCCACATCGCTACTGGCATCAGTGATCAGGTTAGACTGGGCAGCTCTCACACACCTCAGTGTGtcaaaaaagtgaaagagagtgctaaatatttgtttctgttctaGATTTCAGAGCGGGTGTTCACCCTGGAGACCCAGAACGGCCAGCAGATCAGTCACGAGGAGGAGGTGCTGGAGTCTGGTCTTGAACTCCGCTGTGTTTCTGCTCCAGACTTCAGCTCCGCTTGGAGGTGGAGGATCAAGGACGGAGTGTTGGAGACGAGCAAGAATCCGCATCTCTGTTCTACCACTGAAATGCAGCTGATTCACTCTGTCTTGACCTGATTTAATTTTCACCATCCAATGCTGTTTTAATCAATGCTTTAAAAATAGtgaatgttttaacaaaaatgtctcaTGTTTCAATTGCTTTTATTGGTGTGTTGTTTTGTAGCATTGTGTCTTATGATGTTTACATTATGCTTTTTGTTACATGTACTTGGAGGCAACAAACATGCCTAATTATGTACAATGTGTCaacatttgttgtcatttttaaagccaGCTTCTGACTCCATCCCTTTGGGTATTAAGTCAGttcaattttattgtttacaatGAAAAACGTGTTCAACATCATGTGAAAGTTTAGGCACACTTAGTGTAAAAAGATAAACAtgcttttaaaatacatatttttgggTTTTCCTGAAAAATTGGTATTGTCAGAGCTGTTTTATCTTCTTAATTGTCAATTATGACCTTCACATTTCTGGCTACATCTCAGAAAATggtgaaaaagttaaatgttttagtcGTTCAGTCCAGAAAGTGAGAATCATTAATTTCACaccctgaaatatttcaagcattcatttcttattttggtAATTATGGTTTACTGataataaaaatcccaaattctATGTTGGAATATTTGAGTATTACATAAGATCAATAAAGGGAtatcctaaaaataaatgttttccatttttatacaCTTAAATACTTGGTTAGGACtctttttgcatgaattacttcATCAATGTAGTGTGGCTTGGAGGGGATCAGACTGTAGTTCTGCTGAGGTTTAATGGAAGCCCAGGTTGCTTTGCATCATTGGGTGTGGTGTCTCATtccttttgaaaatgttgaccATGTTTTCGTACTCATTTGCTATGGTGacatgacaaaaagcaaaatgtcaCAGACTTGCCTTATCTTGAATAAGAGTAATCaagtgtgaataaaatattaatcaaaatgcTGCCagtttatatataatatatacaatatatttaaattgcatttctttttgctAAGATTTCATTTTGGGctcaaaatcaattttaatcTGTACCACCAGATGGCAGAACTTTTCACCATTTAAAGAATGTAGCTGAattcaaacttgtttttcttgcagaCTGCATCGCTATTGAAGCCCGTTTCCGcctttatgttaaaaaaaatattcattataataaattatctcTATATTGAGATACTATcttatttgagattttttttaatcatagtGGCGCATTGCAGATGGTAGAGTaccatttttagttttttcaactgaaaaaaagattGGTAGCCATACTTggttaaataacacaaaatatagattatatttgatataaacGTTTCAGGTAGAAGTAGTTGTAACATACTGACatgtttaaagttgaaaaaatatgtttttcagaaagaTTTGGGAGGTGgacattgttttgttcttcGGGATGACTGTGTTAAATTTATAAAGGACATCTTAAGAATGAAAGGTGAACAGTTTCCCGTAGTGAACATATCCCCAACAACAGATTGAGTCATGccttaactgctggtatgaatgaaaaacaatgaGCAGTATTTCCCTCCCACTTACTTGAGAAATACTACTTCCTTGTATGTGCATACAGAAAATAGTACCTGCCTTGGGTTGAATCTCAATACAATACTACATATCAAATATCCTATTGAATGcaaatttaataatattctat
The DNA window shown above is from Xiphophorus couchianus chromosome 16, X_couchianus-1.0, whole genome shotgun sequence and carries:
- the map3k14a gene encoding mitogen-activated protein kinase kinase kinase 14 isoform X1; protein product: MRRADAFNVGNDLSDEMAVRQRLFNSTAPFSGSPKTELKGSYPPSSCKEQEAEEEEDDGKDSKLSYMQETGWIPSPQMKKVLTHGTAEQVGEMPIKTSTIIAQAECETQDSQEFSPSCSERYVPFPNCLTSLSSEHNHVACPTSALFQKPHVTQAKSQRRQKSKGKRKKQGKGKEKQRRRHRTLSGVPEQESGLIQEEFSGGLSSFSTSRCSSVESLVEQECGNPFYNRQIYLTGSSCAPLNWPHPNFSLSSFPADEQDNSSDSFSSVGDCSLALAGLRYVVSQADPCYTRPFFKDVESEARENEDELSKADSECNEGLIFNSDKIQPVDFEYKEGREYILSHFIKEGSYGEVHSAQDVNTGHRFAAKKIALKKFSSEEVGAWSTLRSPRITELFGVVREGPNVVLLMEEKSGSLGQLIMKRGRLPEDLSLHYQSQVLAALEYLIKKKVAHLDIKADNVLLSEDGRDTFLCDFGHAEKLDNQGQSLSTSRDLKGTETHMAPEIVKGEHRGAKADVWSSCCMLLHMLNGCQPWTRYYTCRLYLKIANEPPPIGEIPPDCSPLTAEVLKAGLQKDPVKRSSASQLKEKTDRALKEVGGLTSSVQGPYTEPLYVPNKPPDDLHPIYSSGEFEDEEEHKKSADKIITDLRTKNKAPEKDLETSLNEPKRESWNAPQMLVPELNFKRNNKITTVPELELRKLERDFYLSSLSQLPSAEMQEQLLSCINSDHYCNWELWDKKDSGRWSLNPGDEYSSGFVSYNSQPDVQVFSLDLLGQTPPCCFEGVDVCIRDFSRKKIQIREKRRVKVGHIATGISDQISERVFTLETQNGQQISHEEEVLESGLELRCVSAPDFSSAWRWRIKDGVLETSKNPHLCSTTEMQLIHSVLT
- the map3k14a gene encoding mitogen-activated protein kinase kinase kinase 14 isoform X2, encoding MLSRYQQEVDLSDEMAVRQRLFNSTAPFSGSPKTELKGSYPPSSCKEQEAEEEEDDGKDSKLSYMQETGWIPSPQMKKVLTHGTAEQVGEMPIKTSTIIAQAECETQDSQEFSPSCSERYVPFPNCLTSLSSEHNHVACPTSALFQKPHVTQAKSQRRQKSKGKRKKQGKGKEKQRRRHRTLSGVPEQESGLIQEEFSGGLSSFSTSRCSSVESLVEQECGNPFYNRQIYLTGSSCAPLNWPHPNFSLSSFPADEQDNSSDSFSSVGDCSLALAGLRYVVSQADPCYTRPFFKDVESEARENEDELSKADSECNEGLIFNSDKIQPVDFEYKEGREYILSHFIKEGSYGEVHSAQDVNTGHRFAAKKIALKKFSSEEVGAWSTLRSPRITELFGVVREGPNVVLLMEEKSGSLGQLIMKRGRLPEDLSLHYQSQVLAALEYLIKKKVAHLDIKADNVLLSEDGRDTFLCDFGHAEKLDNQGQSLSTSRDLKGTETHMAPEIVKGEHRGAKADVWSSCCMLLHMLNGCQPWTRYYTCRLYLKIANEPPPIGEIPPDCSPLTAEVLKAGLQKDPVKRSSASQLKEKTDRALKEVGGLTSSVQGPYTEPLYVPNKPPDDLHPIYSSGEFEDEEEHKKSADKIITDLRTKNKAPEKDLETSLNEPKRESWNAPQMLVPELNFKRNNKITTVPELELRKLERDFYLSSLSQLPSAEMQEQLLSCINSDHYCNWELWDKKDSGRWSLNPGDEYSSGFVSYNSQPDVQVFSLDLLGQTPPCCFEGVDVCIRDFSRKKIQIREKRRVKVGHIATGISDQISERVFTLETQNGQQISHEEEVLESGLELRCVSAPDFSSAWRWRIKDGVLETSKNPHLCSTTEMQLIHSVLT
- the map3k14a gene encoding mitogen-activated protein kinase kinase kinase 14 isoform X3, with protein sequence MAVRQRLFNSTAPFSGSPKTELKGSYPPSSCKEQEAEEEEDDGKDSKLSYMQETGWIPSPQMKKVLTHGTAEQVGEMPIKTSTIIAQAECETQDSQEFSPSCSERYVPFPNCLTSLSSEHNHVACPTSALFQKPHVTQAKSQRRQKSKGKRKKQGKGKEKQRRRHRTLSGVPEQESGLIQEEFSGGLSSFSTSRCSSVESLVEQECGNPFYNRQIYLTGSSCAPLNWPHPNFSLSSFPADEQDNSSDSFSSVGDCSLALAGLRYVVSQADPCYTRPFFKDVESEARENEDELSKADSECNEGLIFNSDKIQPVDFEYKEGREYILSHFIKEGSYGEVHSAQDVNTGHRFAAKKIALKKFSSEEVGAWSTLRSPRITELFGVVREGPNVVLLMEEKSGSLGQLIMKRGRLPEDLSLHYQSQVLAALEYLIKKKVAHLDIKADNVLLSEDGRDTFLCDFGHAEKLDNQGQSLSTSRDLKGTETHMAPEIVKGEHRGAKADVWSSCCMLLHMLNGCQPWTRYYTCRLYLKIANEPPPIGEIPPDCSPLTAEVLKAGLQKDPVKRSSASQLKEKTDRALKEVGGLTSSVQGPYTEPLYVPNKPPDDLHPIYSSGEFEDEEEHKKSADKIITDLRTKNKAPEKDLETSLNEPKRESWNAPQMLVPELNFKRNNKITTVPELELRKLERDFYLSSLSQLPSAEMQEQLLSCINSDHYCNWELWDKKDSGRWSLNPGDEYSSGFVSYNSQPDVQVFSLDLLGQTPPCCFEGVDVCIRDFSRKKIQIREKRRVKVGHIATGISDQISERVFTLETQNGQQISHEEEVLESGLELRCVSAPDFSSAWRWRIKDGVLETSKNPHLCSTTEMQLIHSVLT